The proteins below are encoded in one region of Patescibacteria group bacterium:
- a CDS encoding YetF domain-containing protein: protein MEMVWLVVKPVLIFFFGYTLIRIMGKHHIGNMTPLDFLVAVVLGNILVQPIVADKIGLTFVYGGLFVATYAIVARLILVNPRRKLLTFKPAMLVANGVIDMEAMKRERITVPHLLAELRVAGYS, encoded by the coding sequence ATGGAAATGGTTTGGCTAGTGGTAAAACCGGTGCTTATATTTTTTTTCGGCTACACTCTTATTCGCATCATGGGGAAGCATCATATCGGGAACATGACGCCTTTGGATTTCCTGGTGGCCGTGGTGCTGGGCAATATACTGGTGCAGCCCATAGTAGCCGACAAAATTGGCCTTACTTTTGTTTATGGGGGGTTATTTGTAGCCACCTATGCCATCGTTGCCCGGTTAATTCTGGTTAATCCCCGTCGCAAACTGCTTACCTTTAAACCCGCGATGCTGGTGGCAAACGGGGTAATTGATATGGAGGCCATGAAGAGGGAACGCATCACCGTACCTCATTTGTTGGCGGAATTACGCGTGGCGGGATATTC